A window of the Brassica napus cultivar Da-Ae chromosome C5, Da-Ae, whole genome shotgun sequence genome harbors these coding sequences:
- the LOC106362493 gene encoding uncharacterized protein LOC106362493 → MPILPVASSGIAALLLPNGRTAHSRFNIPLKLSEDKLCNIKHGTMVADLIEKTDLIIWDEAPMTHKHAFEEEKEFSDWLLQVGEGHPHLESGYECDNHHEQMISVDKLLIRVSGDDSLKEVVDAAYGDISKMTNPQTSYTDKAILTPRNETVDEINAYTISQTDGDYPRTSSL, encoded by the exons ATGCCTATTTTGCCAGTTGCCTCTTCAGGAATAGCCGCACTATTGCTACCTAACGGTAGAACCGCGCATTCACGCTTCAATATCCCTTTAAAGCTCAGTGAAGATAAGCTCTGCAACATCAAACATGGAACAATGGTGGCTGATCTAATCGAAAAAACAGATCTTATAATTTGGGACGAAGCACCTATGACGCATAAGCATGCTTTTGAG GAAGAAAAGGAGTTCTCCGATTGGCTTCTGCAGGTCGGGGAAGGTCATCCACACCTAGAATCGGGGTATGAGTGtgacaaccaccatgaacagaTGATATCAGTTGATAAATTGCTGATTCGTGTGAGTGGTGATGATTCACTAAAAGAAGTTGTGGATGCTGCATATGGAGACATCAGCAAGATGACTAATCCGCAGACATCCTACACTGATAAGGCTATACTCACACCCCGTAATGAAACCGTCGATGAAATCAACGCCTATACCATCTCGCAAACCGACGGG GATTACCCTCGCACAAGCTCACTCTGA
- the LOC106365599 gene encoding molybdenum cofactor sulfurase isoform X4: MEEFLKEFGDYYGYPDGPKSITEIRETEFKRLDQGVVYLDHAGSTLYSELQMENIFNDFTSSVYGNPHSQSDISSATSEIIADARRQVLEYFNASPEDYSCVFTSGATAALKIVGETFPWTQDSNFVYTMENHNSVLGIREYALGKGASACAVDIEEAANQPGQLASSGPFIKVKSRAVQTRNTSKLQNEESRGDACNLFAFPSECNFTGLRFNLDLVNLIKENNEATLEGTPFAKSKRWMVLIDAAKGCATQPPNLSEFPADFVVLSFYKLFGYPTGLGALLVRNDAAKLLKKTYFSGGTVAAAIADIDFVKRRERVEEFFEDGSASFLSIAAIRHGFRLLKSLTTSAIWMHTTSLSMYVKKKLQALRHGNGAGVCVVYGSENLNLSSHKSGPTVTFNLKRPDGSWFGYLEVEKLASLSGIQLRTGCFCNPGACAKYLDLSHSDLLSNVEAGHVCWDDNDVINGKPTGAVRVSFGYMSTFEEAKKFIDFIVSSFVSPPTKIGNGIAVNGRFAQLSSEELESKESNPGYYLKSVTIYPIKSCAGFSVNRWPLCRTGLLHDREWMIQGLTGELITQKKVPEMSLISTLIDLEEGLLVVESSRCEDKLYIKIKSSSYNPRSDEFDSHDNILENHNEESRINRWFTSAIGRQCKLLQYSSSTSKQCLNRNKSPGLCRVLESNINFANEAQFLLISEESVADLNRRLEAKGKDSNRDLEKLNPHRFRPNLVIAGGEPYAEDKWRTLKIGDGSFTSLGGCNRCQMINISNESGQVKKSNEPLTTLASYRRVKGKILFGTLLRYEHDAKVESWIRVGEAVNPDRE; the protein is encoded by the exons ATGGAAGAATTTCTAAAGGAGTTTGGAGATTATTATGGATACCCAGATGGTCCTAAGAGCATCACTGAGATCCGCGAGACTGAGTTCAAGAGATTAGACCAAG GTGTTGTGTATTTGGATCATGCTGGTTCTACTTTGTATTCTGAGTTGCAGATGGAAAATATATTCAACGACTTTACAAGCAGTGTTTATGGAAATCCAC ATAGTCAAAGTGATATCAGTTCAGCGACCAGTGAAATTATAGCTGATGCTCGGCGTCAG GTACTTGAATACTTCAATGCATCTCCTGAAGACTACAGCTGCGTATTCACGTCCGGAGCCACAGCAGCGCTGAAGATTGTCGGGGAGACATTTCCGTGGACTCAGGACAGCAATTTTGTGTATACCATGGAGAACCACAACAGTGTACTTGGTATTAGGGAATATGCGTTGGGTAAAGGTGCTTCCGCATGTGCAGTGGATATTGAAGAGGCAGCTAACCAGCCCGGTCAGCTAGCAAGTTCAGGACCATTTATCAAGGTAAAGTCTCGTGCTGTGCAGACGAGAAACACTTCTAAACTCCAAAACGAAGAGTCAAGAG gAGATGCCTGTAATCTATTTGCCTTCCCTTCGGAGTGCAATTTTACCGGCTTGAGGTTCAACCTCGATCTGGTGAACTTGattaaagaaaataatgaagCTACCCTTGAAGGCACTCCCTTTGCCAA GAGCAAGCGGTGGATGGTTTTGATTGATGCTGCAAAAGGCTGTGCTACACAACCACCTAATTTATCGGAGTTCCCTGcagattttgttgttttgtcaTTCTACAAG TTGTTTGGTTATCCTACTGGGCTTGGTGCTCTCCTTGTACGGAATG ATGCTGCCAAATTGCTTAAAAAGACTTACTTCAGTGGAG GAACGGTTGCTGCTGCAATTGCTGACATTGACTTTGTTAAAAGGAGAGAAAGGGTGGAGGAGTTTTTTGAGGATGGTTCTGCTTCGTTCTTGAGCATAGCAGCCATCCGCCATGGCTTCAGATTACTCAAGTCCCTTACTACTTCAGCAATTTGGAT GCACACAACATCACTTTCCATGTACGTGAAGAAGAAACTTCAGGCATTAAGACATGGAAACGGAGCTGGTGTATGTGTTGTGTATGGCAGCGAAAATCTGAAC ttatcTTCACATAAATCAGGCCCAACGGTTACATTCAACTTGAAGAGACCTGATGGCTCTTGGTTTGGCTACCTGGAGGTGGAAAAGCTTGCTTCTCTATCTGGAATTCAGTTACGG ACAGGATGCTTCTGCAATCCTGGTGCATGTGCAAAGTATCTCGACTTGTCGCATTCTGATTTACTGTCTAATGTTGAG GCTGGGCATGTTTGCTGGGATGACAATGATGTGATAAACGGAAAACCAACAGGAGCTGTTAGAGTTTCGTTTGGTTATATGTCAACCTTTGAAGAGGccaag aaatttattgattttatcgTAAGTTCATTTGTTTCACCTCCAACGAAGATTGGGAATGGAATTGCCGTCAATGGAAGGTTTGCTCAACTTTCTAGTGAAG AACTTGAAAGTAAAGAATCCAATCCAGGCTACTACCTTAAATCAGTTACCATATATCCAATCAAGTCGTGTGCTGGATTTTCTGTAAATCGTTGGCCACTTTGCAGAACAG GCCTGTTGCATGATCGGGAATGGATGATTCAGGGTCTGACGGGTGAACTTATTACCCAAAAGAAG GTGCCTGAGATGTCTCTTATTAGCACCCTTATCGACCTTGAGGAAGGATTATTGGTTGTAGAATCGTCTCGCTGCGAAGACAAGTTGTACATCAAAATCAAGTCTAGTTCATATAATCCAAGGAGCGATGAGTTTGATTCACATGACAACAT ACTTGAAAATCATAACGAGGAATCAAGAATCAATCGTTGGTTCACCAGTGCCATTGGTCGGCAATGCAAATTGTTACAGTACTCTAGCTCAACTTCCAAACAGTGCCTGAACAGAAACAAGAGTCCTGGGTTGTGCAGAGTTTTGGAAAGCAATATCAACTTTGCTAACGAAGCTCAGTTCTTGTTGAtctccgaggagagtgttgcTGATCTGAACAGAAGATTAGAAGCAA AAGGCAAGGATTCCAACCGAGATCTTGAGAAACTAAATCCACATAGGTTTAGACCAAATCTGGTTATAGCCGGAGGTGAACCATACGCAGAAGATAAATGGAGAACTCTCAAGATAGGAGACGGTAGTTTCACG TCGTTGGGCGGTTGTAATCGGTGCCAGATGATAAACATAAGTAACGAAAGTGGACAAGTGAAGAAATCCAACGAGCCCTTGACAACATTAGCTTCATATAGGAGAGTAAAG GGAAAGATCTTGTTTGGAACTCTTCTGAGATATGAGCATGATGCAAAAGTAGAGTCTTGGATTCGAGTTGGGGAAGCAGTAAATCCAGATAGAGAATAG
- the LOC106365599 gene encoding molybdenum cofactor sulfurase isoform X1, whose product MEEFLKEFGDYYGYPDGPKSITEIRETEFKRLDQGVVYLDHAGSTLYSELQMENIFNDFTSSVYGNPHSQSDISSATSEIIADARRQVLEYFNASPEDYSCVFTSGATAALKIVGETFPWTQDSNFVYTMENHNSVLGIREYALGKGASACAVDIEEAANQPGQLASSGPFIKVKSRAVQTRNTSKLQNEESRGDACNLFAFPSECNFTGLRFNLDLVNLIKENNEATLEGTPFAKSKRWMVLIDAAKGCATQPPNLSEFPADFVVLSFYKLFGYPTGLGALLVRNDAAKLLKKTYFSGGTVAAAIADIDFVKRRERVEEFFEDGSASFLSIAAIRHGFRLLKSLTTSAIWMHTTSLSMYVKKKLQALRHGNGAGVCVVYGSENLNLSSHKSGPTVTFNLKRPDGSWFGYLEVEKLASLSGIQLRTGCFCNPGACAKYLDLSHSDLLSNVEAGHVCWDDNDVINGKPTGAVRVSFGYMSTFEEAKKFIDFIVSSFVSPPTKIGNGIAVNGRFAQLSSEELESKESNPGYYLKSVTIYPIKSCAGFSVNRWPLCRTGLLHDREWMIQGLTGELITQKKVPEMSLISTLIDLEEGLLVVESSRCEDKLYIKIKSSSYNPRSDEFDSHDNMYALLPLSYFSCFNWINLTTSLNFGCRLENHNEESRINRWFTSAIGRQCKLLQYSSSTSKQCLNRNKSPGLCRVLESNINFANEAQFLLISEESVADLNRRLEAKGKDSNRDLEKLNPHRFRPNLVIAGGEPYAEDKWRTLKIGDGSFTSLGGCNRCQMINISNESGQVKKSNEPLTTLASYRRVKGKILFGTLLRYEHDAKVESWIRVGEAVNPDRE is encoded by the exons ATGGAAGAATTTCTAAAGGAGTTTGGAGATTATTATGGATACCCAGATGGTCCTAAGAGCATCACTGAGATCCGCGAGACTGAGTTCAAGAGATTAGACCAAG GTGTTGTGTATTTGGATCATGCTGGTTCTACTTTGTATTCTGAGTTGCAGATGGAAAATATATTCAACGACTTTACAAGCAGTGTTTATGGAAATCCAC ATAGTCAAAGTGATATCAGTTCAGCGACCAGTGAAATTATAGCTGATGCTCGGCGTCAG GTACTTGAATACTTCAATGCATCTCCTGAAGACTACAGCTGCGTATTCACGTCCGGAGCCACAGCAGCGCTGAAGATTGTCGGGGAGACATTTCCGTGGACTCAGGACAGCAATTTTGTGTATACCATGGAGAACCACAACAGTGTACTTGGTATTAGGGAATATGCGTTGGGTAAAGGTGCTTCCGCATGTGCAGTGGATATTGAAGAGGCAGCTAACCAGCCCGGTCAGCTAGCAAGTTCAGGACCATTTATCAAGGTAAAGTCTCGTGCTGTGCAGACGAGAAACACTTCTAAACTCCAAAACGAAGAGTCAAGAG gAGATGCCTGTAATCTATTTGCCTTCCCTTCGGAGTGCAATTTTACCGGCTTGAGGTTCAACCTCGATCTGGTGAACTTGattaaagaaaataatgaagCTACCCTTGAAGGCACTCCCTTTGCCAA GAGCAAGCGGTGGATGGTTTTGATTGATGCTGCAAAAGGCTGTGCTACACAACCACCTAATTTATCGGAGTTCCCTGcagattttgttgttttgtcaTTCTACAAG TTGTTTGGTTATCCTACTGGGCTTGGTGCTCTCCTTGTACGGAATG ATGCTGCCAAATTGCTTAAAAAGACTTACTTCAGTGGAG GAACGGTTGCTGCTGCAATTGCTGACATTGACTTTGTTAAAAGGAGAGAAAGGGTGGAGGAGTTTTTTGAGGATGGTTCTGCTTCGTTCTTGAGCATAGCAGCCATCCGCCATGGCTTCAGATTACTCAAGTCCCTTACTACTTCAGCAATTTGGAT GCACACAACATCACTTTCCATGTACGTGAAGAAGAAACTTCAGGCATTAAGACATGGAAACGGAGCTGGTGTATGTGTTGTGTATGGCAGCGAAAATCTGAAC ttatcTTCACATAAATCAGGCCCAACGGTTACATTCAACTTGAAGAGACCTGATGGCTCTTGGTTTGGCTACCTGGAGGTGGAAAAGCTTGCTTCTCTATCTGGAATTCAGTTACGG ACAGGATGCTTCTGCAATCCTGGTGCATGTGCAAAGTATCTCGACTTGTCGCATTCTGATTTACTGTCTAATGTTGAG GCTGGGCATGTTTGCTGGGATGACAATGATGTGATAAACGGAAAACCAACAGGAGCTGTTAGAGTTTCGTTTGGTTATATGTCAACCTTTGAAGAGGccaag aaatttattgattttatcgTAAGTTCATTTGTTTCACCTCCAACGAAGATTGGGAATGGAATTGCCGTCAATGGAAGGTTTGCTCAACTTTCTAGTGAAG AACTTGAAAGTAAAGAATCCAATCCAGGCTACTACCTTAAATCAGTTACCATATATCCAATCAAGTCGTGTGCTGGATTTTCTGTAAATCGTTGGCCACTTTGCAGAACAG GCCTGTTGCATGATCGGGAATGGATGATTCAGGGTCTGACGGGTGAACTTATTACCCAAAAGAAG GTGCCTGAGATGTCTCTTATTAGCACCCTTATCGACCTTGAGGAAGGATTATTGGTTGTAGAATCGTCTCGCTGCGAAGACAAGTTGTACATCAAAATCAAGTCTAGTTCATATAATCCAAGGAGCGATGAGTTTGATTCACATGACAACATGTATGCATTGCTTCCTCTCTCTTACTTCAGCTGTTTTAATTGGATAAATCTGACTACAAGTTTGAACTTTGGGTGCAGACTTGAAAATCATAACGAGGAATCAAGAATCAATCGTTGGTTCACCAGTGCCATTGGTCGGCAATGCAAATTGTTACAGTACTCTAGCTCAACTTCCAAACAGTGCCTGAACAGAAACAAGAGTCCTGGGTTGTGCAGAGTTTTGGAAAGCAATATCAACTTTGCTAACGAAGCTCAGTTCTTGTTGAtctccgaggagagtgttgcTGATCTGAACAGAAGATTAGAAGCAA AAGGCAAGGATTCCAACCGAGATCTTGAGAAACTAAATCCACATAGGTTTAGACCAAATCTGGTTATAGCCGGAGGTGAACCATACGCAGAAGATAAATGGAGAACTCTCAAGATAGGAGACGGTAGTTTCACG TCGTTGGGCGGTTGTAATCGGTGCCAGATGATAAACATAAGTAACGAAAGTGGACAAGTGAAGAAATCCAACGAGCCCTTGACAACATTAGCTTCATATAGGAGAGTAAAG GGAAAGATCTTGTTTGGAACTCTTCTGAGATATGAGCATGATGCAAAAGTAGAGTCTTGGATTCGAGTTGGGGAAGCAGTAAATCCAGATAGAGAATAG
- the LOC106365599 gene encoding molybdenum cofactor sulfurase isoform X2, translating to MEEFLKEFGDYYGYPDGPKSITEIRETEFKRLDQGVVYLDHAGSTLYSELQMENIFNDFTSSVYGNPHSQSDISSATSEIIADARRQVLEYFNASPEDYSCVFTSGATAALKIVGETFPWTQDSNFVYTMENHNSVLGIREYALGKGASACAVDIEEAANQPGQLASSGPFIKVKSRAVQTRNTSKLQNEESRGDACNLFAFPSECNFTGLRFNLDLVNLIKENNEATLEGTPFAKSKRWMVLIDAAKGCATQPPNLSEFPADFVVLSFYKVHLLMCVFINATVVQKQLRQSNAAKLLKKTYFSGGTVAAAIADIDFVKRRERVEEFFEDGSASFLSIAAIRHGFRLLKSLTTSAIWMHTTSLSMYVKKKLQALRHGNGAGVCVVYGSENLNLSSHKSGPTVTFNLKRPDGSWFGYLEVEKLASLSGIQLRVYFANTTGCFCNPGACAKYLDLSHSDLLSNVEAGHVCWDDNDVINGKPTGAVRVSFGYMSTFEEAKKFIDFIVSSFVSPPTKIGNGIAVNGRFAQLSSEELESKESNPGYYLKSVTIYPIKSCAGFSVNRWPLCRTGLLHDREWMIQGLTGELITQKKVPEMSLISTLIDLEEGLLVVESSRCEDKLYIKIKSSSYNPRSDEFDSHDNILENHNEESRINRWFTSAIGRQCKLLQYSSSTSKQCLNRNKSPGLCRVLESNINFANEAQFLLISEESVADLNRRLEAKGKDSNRDLEKLNPHRFRPNLVIAGGEPYAEDKWRTLKIGDGSFTSLGGCNRCQMINISNESGQVKKSNEPLTTLASYRRVKGKILFGTLLRYEHDAKVESWIRVGEAVNPDRE from the exons ATGGAAGAATTTCTAAAGGAGTTTGGAGATTATTATGGATACCCAGATGGTCCTAAGAGCATCACTGAGATCCGCGAGACTGAGTTCAAGAGATTAGACCAAG GTGTTGTGTATTTGGATCATGCTGGTTCTACTTTGTATTCTGAGTTGCAGATGGAAAATATATTCAACGACTTTACAAGCAGTGTTTATGGAAATCCAC ATAGTCAAAGTGATATCAGTTCAGCGACCAGTGAAATTATAGCTGATGCTCGGCGTCAG GTACTTGAATACTTCAATGCATCTCCTGAAGACTACAGCTGCGTATTCACGTCCGGAGCCACAGCAGCGCTGAAGATTGTCGGGGAGACATTTCCGTGGACTCAGGACAGCAATTTTGTGTATACCATGGAGAACCACAACAGTGTACTTGGTATTAGGGAATATGCGTTGGGTAAAGGTGCTTCCGCATGTGCAGTGGATATTGAAGAGGCAGCTAACCAGCCCGGTCAGCTAGCAAGTTCAGGACCATTTATCAAGGTAAAGTCTCGTGCTGTGCAGACGAGAAACACTTCTAAACTCCAAAACGAAGAGTCAAGAG gAGATGCCTGTAATCTATTTGCCTTCCCTTCGGAGTGCAATTTTACCGGCTTGAGGTTCAACCTCGATCTGGTGAACTTGattaaagaaaataatgaagCTACCCTTGAAGGCACTCCCTTTGCCAA GAGCAAGCGGTGGATGGTTTTGATTGATGCTGCAAAAGGCTGTGCTACACAACCACCTAATTTATCGGAGTTCCCTGcagattttgttgttttgtcaTTCTACAAG GTTCATCTTCTTATGTGTGTCTTCATAAATGCGACTGTAGTTCAGAAACAACTCAGACAAAGCA ATGCTGCCAAATTGCTTAAAAAGACTTACTTCAGTGGAG GAACGGTTGCTGCTGCAATTGCTGACATTGACTTTGTTAAAAGGAGAGAAAGGGTGGAGGAGTTTTTTGAGGATGGTTCTGCTTCGTTCTTGAGCATAGCAGCCATCCGCCATGGCTTCAGATTACTCAAGTCCCTTACTACTTCAGCAATTTGGAT GCACACAACATCACTTTCCATGTACGTGAAGAAGAAACTTCAGGCATTAAGACATGGAAACGGAGCTGGTGTATGTGTTGTGTATGGCAGCGAAAATCTGAAC ttatcTTCACATAAATCAGGCCCAACGGTTACATTCAACTTGAAGAGACCTGATGGCTCTTGGTTTGGCTACCTGGAGGTGGAAAAGCTTGCTTCTCTATCTGGAATTCAGTTACGGGTATATTTTGCAAACACA ACAGGATGCTTCTGCAATCCTGGTGCATGTGCAAAGTATCTCGACTTGTCGCATTCTGATTTACTGTCTAATGTTGAG GCTGGGCATGTTTGCTGGGATGACAATGATGTGATAAACGGAAAACCAACAGGAGCTGTTAGAGTTTCGTTTGGTTATATGTCAACCTTTGAAGAGGccaag aaatttattgattttatcgTAAGTTCATTTGTTTCACCTCCAACGAAGATTGGGAATGGAATTGCCGTCAATGGAAGGTTTGCTCAACTTTCTAGTGAAG AACTTGAAAGTAAAGAATCCAATCCAGGCTACTACCTTAAATCAGTTACCATATATCCAATCAAGTCGTGTGCTGGATTTTCTGTAAATCGTTGGCCACTTTGCAGAACAG GCCTGTTGCATGATCGGGAATGGATGATTCAGGGTCTGACGGGTGAACTTATTACCCAAAAGAAG GTGCCTGAGATGTCTCTTATTAGCACCCTTATCGACCTTGAGGAAGGATTATTGGTTGTAGAATCGTCTCGCTGCGAAGACAAGTTGTACATCAAAATCAAGTCTAGTTCATATAATCCAAGGAGCGATGAGTTTGATTCACATGACAACAT ACTTGAAAATCATAACGAGGAATCAAGAATCAATCGTTGGTTCACCAGTGCCATTGGTCGGCAATGCAAATTGTTACAGTACTCTAGCTCAACTTCCAAACAGTGCCTGAACAGAAACAAGAGTCCTGGGTTGTGCAGAGTTTTGGAAAGCAATATCAACTTTGCTAACGAAGCTCAGTTCTTGTTGAtctccgaggagagtgttgcTGATCTGAACAGAAGATTAGAAGCAA AAGGCAAGGATTCCAACCGAGATCTTGAGAAACTAAATCCACATAGGTTTAGACCAAATCTGGTTATAGCCGGAGGTGAACCATACGCAGAAGATAAATGGAGAACTCTCAAGATAGGAGACGGTAGTTTCACG TCGTTGGGCGGTTGTAATCGGTGCCAGATGATAAACATAAGTAACGAAAGTGGACAAGTGAAGAAATCCAACGAGCCCTTGACAACATTAGCTTCATATAGGAGAGTAAAG GGAAAGATCTTGTTTGGAACTCTTCTGAGATATGAGCATGATGCAAAAGTAGAGTCTTGGATTCGAGTTGGGGAAGCAGTAAATCCAGATAGAGAATAG
- the LOC106365599 gene encoding molybdenum cofactor sulfurase isoform X3, producing MEEFLKEFGDYYGYPDGPKSITEIRETEFKRLDQGVVYLDHAGSTLYSELQMENIFNDFTSSVYGNPHSQSDISSATSEIIADARRQVLEYFNASPEDYSCVFTSGATAALKIVGETFPWTQDSNFVYTMENHNSVLGIREYALGKGASACAVDIEEAANQPGQLASSGPFIKVKSRAVQTRNTSKLQNEESRGDACNLFAFPSECNFTGLRFNLDLVNLIKENNEATLEGTPFAKSKRWMVLIDAAKGCATQPPNLSEFPADFVVLSFYKVHLLMCVFINATVVQKQLRQSNAAKLLKKTYFSGGTVAAAIADIDFVKRRERVEEFFEDGSASFLSIAAIRHGFRLLKSLTTSAIWMHTTSLSMYVKKKLQALRHGNGAGVCVVYGSENLNLSSHKSGPTVTFNLKRPDGSWFGYLEVEKLASLSGIQLRVYFANTTGCFCNPGACAKYLDLSHSDLLSNVEAGHVCWDDNDVINGKPTGAVRVSFGYMSTFEEAKKFIDFIVSSFVSPPTKIGNGIAVNGRFAQLSSEELESKESNPGYYLKSVTIYPIKSCAGFSVNRWPLCRTGLLHDREWMIQGLTGELITQKKVPEMSLISTLIDLEEGLLVVESSRCEDKLYIKIKSSSYNPRSDEFDSHDNILENHNEESRINRWFTSAIGRQCKLLQYSSSTSKQCLNRNKSPGLCRVLESNINFANEAQFLLISEESVADLNRRLEASKDSNRDLEKLNPHRFRPNLVIAGGEPYAEDKWRTLKIGDGSFTSLGGCNRCQMINISNESGQVKKSNEPLTTLASYRRVKGKILFGTLLRYEHDAKVESWIRVGEAVNPDRE from the exons ATGGAAGAATTTCTAAAGGAGTTTGGAGATTATTATGGATACCCAGATGGTCCTAAGAGCATCACTGAGATCCGCGAGACTGAGTTCAAGAGATTAGACCAAG GTGTTGTGTATTTGGATCATGCTGGTTCTACTTTGTATTCTGAGTTGCAGATGGAAAATATATTCAACGACTTTACAAGCAGTGTTTATGGAAATCCAC ATAGTCAAAGTGATATCAGTTCAGCGACCAGTGAAATTATAGCTGATGCTCGGCGTCAG GTACTTGAATACTTCAATGCATCTCCTGAAGACTACAGCTGCGTATTCACGTCCGGAGCCACAGCAGCGCTGAAGATTGTCGGGGAGACATTTCCGTGGACTCAGGACAGCAATTTTGTGTATACCATGGAGAACCACAACAGTGTACTTGGTATTAGGGAATATGCGTTGGGTAAAGGTGCTTCCGCATGTGCAGTGGATATTGAAGAGGCAGCTAACCAGCCCGGTCAGCTAGCAAGTTCAGGACCATTTATCAAGGTAAAGTCTCGTGCTGTGCAGACGAGAAACACTTCTAAACTCCAAAACGAAGAGTCAAGAG gAGATGCCTGTAATCTATTTGCCTTCCCTTCGGAGTGCAATTTTACCGGCTTGAGGTTCAACCTCGATCTGGTGAACTTGattaaagaaaataatgaagCTACCCTTGAAGGCACTCCCTTTGCCAA GAGCAAGCGGTGGATGGTTTTGATTGATGCTGCAAAAGGCTGTGCTACACAACCACCTAATTTATCGGAGTTCCCTGcagattttgttgttttgtcaTTCTACAAG GTTCATCTTCTTATGTGTGTCTTCATAAATGCGACTGTAGTTCAGAAACAACTCAGACAAAGCA ATGCTGCCAAATTGCTTAAAAAGACTTACTTCAGTGGAG GAACGGTTGCTGCTGCAATTGCTGACATTGACTTTGTTAAAAGGAGAGAAAGGGTGGAGGAGTTTTTTGAGGATGGTTCTGCTTCGTTCTTGAGCATAGCAGCCATCCGCCATGGCTTCAGATTACTCAAGTCCCTTACTACTTCAGCAATTTGGAT GCACACAACATCACTTTCCATGTACGTGAAGAAGAAACTTCAGGCATTAAGACATGGAAACGGAGCTGGTGTATGTGTTGTGTATGGCAGCGAAAATCTGAAC ttatcTTCACATAAATCAGGCCCAACGGTTACATTCAACTTGAAGAGACCTGATGGCTCTTGGTTTGGCTACCTGGAGGTGGAAAAGCTTGCTTCTCTATCTGGAATTCAGTTACGGGTATATTTTGCAAACACA ACAGGATGCTTCTGCAATCCTGGTGCATGTGCAAAGTATCTCGACTTGTCGCATTCTGATTTACTGTCTAATGTTGAG GCTGGGCATGTTTGCTGGGATGACAATGATGTGATAAACGGAAAACCAACAGGAGCTGTTAGAGTTTCGTTTGGTTATATGTCAACCTTTGAAGAGGccaag aaatttattgattttatcgTAAGTTCATTTGTTTCACCTCCAACGAAGATTGGGAATGGAATTGCCGTCAATGGAAGGTTTGCTCAACTTTCTAGTGAAG AACTTGAAAGTAAAGAATCCAATCCAGGCTACTACCTTAAATCAGTTACCATATATCCAATCAAGTCGTGTGCTGGATTTTCTGTAAATCGTTGGCCACTTTGCAGAACAG GCCTGTTGCATGATCGGGAATGGATGATTCAGGGTCTGACGGGTGAACTTATTACCCAAAAGAAG GTGCCTGAGATGTCTCTTATTAGCACCCTTATCGACCTTGAGGAAGGATTATTGGTTGTAGAATCGTCTCGCTGCGAAGACAAGTTGTACATCAAAATCAAGTCTAGTTCATATAATCCAAGGAGCGATGAGTTTGATTCACATGACAACAT ACTTGAAAATCATAACGAGGAATCAAGAATCAATCGTTGGTTCACCAGTGCCATTGGTCGGCAATGCAAATTGTTACAGTACTCTAGCTCAACTTCCAAACAGTGCCTGAACAGAAACAAGAGTCCTGGGTTGTGCAGAGTTTTGGAAAGCAATATCAACTTTGCTAACGAAGCTCAGTTCTTGTTGAtctccgaggagagtgttgcTGATCTGAACAGAAGATTAGAAGCAA GCAAGGATTCCAACCGAGATCTTGAGAAACTAAATCCACATAGGTTTAGACCAAATCTGGTTATAGCCGGAGGTGAACCATACGCAGAAGATAAATGGAGAACTCTCAAGATAGGAGACGGTAGTTTCACG TCGTTGGGCGGTTGTAATCGGTGCCAGATGATAAACATAAGTAACGAAAGTGGACAAGTGAAGAAATCCAACGAGCCCTTGACAACATTAGCTTCATATAGGAGAGTAAAG GGAAAGATCTTGTTTGGAACTCTTCTGAGATATGAGCATGATGCAAAAGTAGAGTCTTGGATTCGAGTTGGGGAAGCAGTAAATCCAGATAGAGAATAG